In one window of Mobula hypostoma chromosome 1, sMobHyp1.1, whole genome shotgun sequence DNA:
- the rpl7 gene encoding 60S ribosomal protein L7: MAGPKEKKVPSVPESLLKKRKAYADMKAKRAKRLLLEKKINRQKRKLIYKRAESYHKEYRQMYRSEIRLARMARKAKNFYVPAEPKLAFVIRIRGINGVSPKVRKVLQLLRLRQIFNGVFVKLNKASINMLRIAEPYIAWGYPNLKSVRELIYKRGFGKIRHQRIALTDNSLIEKQLGRCGIICIEDLIHEIYTVGKNFKMANNFLWPFKLSSPRGGMNKKTTHYVEGGDAGNREDQINRMIRCMN, from the exons ATGGCGGGCCCAAA AGAAAAGAAGGTGCCGTCTGTCCCGGAAAGCCTTTTGAAAAAGCGTAAGGCGTACGCAGACATGAAGGCCAAACGTGCTAAGCGTTTGTTATTAGAAAAGAAG ATAAATAGACAGAAGAGAAAACTCATCTACAAGAGAGCTGAGAGTTACCACAAGGAGTACAGGCAAATGTACCGAAGTGAGATTCGACTTGCCAGAATGGCGCGCAAAGCCAAAAATTTCTATGTCCCTGCTGAACCCAAGCTAGCATTTGTGATCCGTATTAGAGG CATCAATGGTGTTAGCCCTAAAGTTCGCAAGGTGCTTCAGCTCCTACGACTGCGTCAGATCTTCAATGGAGTGTTTGTGAAACTGAATAAGGCTTCAATCAATATGCTCCGTATTGCAGAGCCATACATTGCATGGGG CTATCCAAATCTCAAGTCTGTCCGTGAGTTGATTTACAAACGTGGCTTCGGCAAGATCCGGCATCAGCGCATTGCGCTCACTGACAATTCCTTGATCGAAAAACAGCTGG GAAGGTGTGGCATCATTTGCATTGAAGATCTGATTCATGAAATCTACACAGTAGGGAAGAACTTCAAGATGGCCAACAATTTCTTGTGGCCCTTCAAACTGTCCTCACCACGTGGTGGCATGAACAAAAAGACAACACACTATGTTGAGGGTGGTGATGCTGGCAACAGAGAAGACCAAATCAACAGAATGATTAGGTGTATGAACTGA